The sequence below is a genomic window from Hemitrygon akajei chromosome 2, sHemAka1.3, whole genome shotgun sequence.
atttggattggtacatgggtgggagggatATTGTTCGGGTGCAGGCTAATGGGGTTTGGCAGataaatggactagatgggctgaagtgttCTGTGACTCTTATAAAGTCATACTGGTTCTTGTTTTGTAACAATATTGTTGGCTCAGAATTGACCATCTTAATCTTGTGTGAAACAATATCTGGGACCTGAATATCAAgcataggtgataggtgaataaACAATGTGCACAGTAGTGTTTCCAGGTGGATTTGCTAAAGCTGCACGTTACAGATACTAGAAATGGATCAGAAATGCTCACATTTTGCAGGAGGAATAGTTGCTCCTGGAGCAAGAACTGGAGAGAGTGGTCACCTTTGAAACCAGAGAAACAATACAGAAGAAGAAGGGATAATGGTCAGGTTGAGGGTAGAAGAAGAGGTCCTGTATCAACAATGGAAACAAATACAGTAGATCTTGCTTAATTTGGCCATCAGTTAATTAGGACAGCTACTTAGTTGGGACAGCTCTTAACGAGCAAAAACTAATTTGAGGAAATAGTTGGCATTCACTTAGTTTATTTgtgacactatgccacttaattaggACAGGAGACTATGGCCAAGCAGTTTCTAATTAGTGTCGGTATTGTGCACTTGACTCGCCATcggacactacaccatgcttagagtgaatgGTTTTTAAATGGCATCAATTGCAagcgtttgtgttcaaaaagcagagatTTTTGTCAATGATAGATCACAAGAAATGAGCAGTAAGACAGtgcagaactgttttgctcactgcagtttcaagcattcagcctTGACATGAGAGAAGCGGCCATTAgttaaaatgaaacaatttcactacttcagtaagttaggaactatgaagaatctgAAGGTAATCAACAATCACctagaatgttacaatgaaaatgaatttTTGGAGGATGCAACACCAACaccattgtatgaaggcagtccgttATCCACACTAGATatttgtgctgattttgttcatttacagtcaatcaaaagaacatggcaggtgAATTCCCCTGTCAATAACTAgcaggaactaatacagttttatagtataaTAATAGAATTGATAGTGATCTAatctgttttgtatttcatttaaatactgttacgtaccctgtaactgggtgtctaaccagcagagaaagaagaattcgttggagtctggtggtaccaaactaaaggtgtttattaataaaaataagcaaaaccatatcaataatgcaaatatacatataaaacaagttagcagtaataaacctaaaagtgtaggaataataataatcaataataaacaagctctatcgatgtctaggggtaaataaattgtcatagaaaaatataaagttcagctcagttcatgagtgctgatgtagatatagctgttgtattgtaatcgttggagagagagaacatgcgagatgtaacagctacagtcaggaaaaccttcctttgctttcttaatctgttgtatcggtgtggtcattcagttatgacctctccgtccttctgctagaccgttcttctgtggtggactcttCACTCtagcatgagtggacacacacacaagtccccaccggcccagCTTTAACACTGATAACCTTTATGACCAACCTCCTgattcggtcttcgaagcccccacctttcttgtgggttccaacactcaatcagtgtccactggtgtgtctggagggtgtctctccagacctgtcttttatccctactcacggggactcagctatccatcactcctgaatgactgtgtccatcaaataaggccactccttcagtccactgaggaatgtttatgagcaaactattgtccttgcagcgaaacagtaaataattcaaaaaggagtcacaatacggttaatcagcaatttcctcctctctcttatctgtcgctgatgttcttgcttgtttttccgtctctctttctcatggtcagtatagcaacagtaatagttcgtgtttctcaggaggggaatggttaactctgtaccccattgtccatcaggtctattcATCATTCATAAcaatacataaattgttactcagttaaattgtagttagtcttttttttaaaaaaaaacctttttttaaacctttttaaCATTGGTTAATTGGGGAAGCAGCTTAACTGGGCCCCTGAaatatactggtcctgatgtgtcccaattaactggaatcaacTATACATGATAATTGTAGGTTGCTGAATCTTATAACTTGTAGTAAGGGAAATAATAAGGAGAAAACAATGGCAACTCAGTTGAGAAGTGATCTGTTGGTAATATTGATTTGATGCCAGGAGTAGGTTTATTCCTTCAAATTAAAGCATGAGTTTCATGGATTTTGTGAAAAGTAAATTCAGCAGCTTTGCAAAAGGAAAGTTTGAAAGTTTTGATTTATGGTAAATTAAGGATTGAGTTAAACTGAATATTAAAAGCACAAAAACAAGCCCAACCAGGGCAGAAATGTACAAACCTTAGTTAGTAGTATGAGAGGCAGCAATTGAAATCCTGGGACAATATGCAAACTCTGGGtaggggtcctgatgaagggtctcagcttagTCAACtacttattcctctccacagatgctgtataacctgctgagtttttaaagagaatcccaatggtaacaggctcttctgaCCAAATGTGCTGtgttgcccaattacacccatggtGACCAGTTCACTGCTAACCactctgtatgtctttggaatgtgggaggaaatcagtaCACCCGGAGTAAGCCCACGTGGTCACTGGGGTAAAGTACATATTCCTTGTAGAAAGTGGTGGGAAATAAACCCGGGATACTGGTAATAGTGTGCTATTCATTATGCTTCTGTGCTGCCCCGGCTACGgtagagttcctgcagcattttatgtgttgttcTGGATAGGAGGTCCCAGCAGCCAACATCAGGACATAGCTAGGTAACAATTTAAACTGTGATTATAAGTGCATTTACAGGAGCTCCAAGCcctacaccaccaagttcaggaacagttataacccctcagtcatcagactcttgaaccagagaggataacttcacgcaCCACAACACTGGACtgtttccacaacccatggactctgcctttctctctttttcatattgtcgtgtgtggtttttcattgattctattgtgtttctttctatttattatgaatgtctacaagaaaattaatctctggaTAGTATAtgacgtgtactttgataataaatttactttgaattttgaaagaaaACATTTCTTGTCTTGCTTTTGAGTAATGTGATGAGTGGTCAGGTGTTCTGAAATTATGAGGAAAGGGAGTTTGCAGGGCTCTGGGAAAGACCGGGGAAATGGGATTGAATGTGTTTCTCTGCAAGGGACTAGCATGGACTTGATGATCAGAAAGACTTTCAATCCCATAAAAATATGTTAGAAGTAGAAAATTAGATAATTAcatatttgattttaaaaaaagatgaatGCCCATGTGCATAGGGAGTAAGCAAGAAACGTGATTGGATGAAGGGCTCAGGTTCAGAGAAAGGGCTAccacggtagcgtagcggttagtgcgATGCTGTTGCagctcagagttcaaagttccaGCATTCTCTGacaagtttgtacattccttctCCTGAGcacgtgtttcctctgggtgctctggtttccttccgcaGTCCACAAGACCtacctgttagtaggttaattggtcattgtaaattatcccatgattagggtgGGGTTAAATCCATgggtttgctgggcagcatggcacAATACAGCtagctgttccatgctgtatttctgtagtTTAAAAACAAACCCAAAAATCAGGAACTGATGGGTCAAGTGTATATCTGTTGTGTTGGAATCTTTGAAATGTTGTTATTTGGAAAATTGTTAATTTGAAATCTCCTTTACTAAagcctcttttttctctctcatttTGATGCAGGTTAACAAGTGTATATTTAGCTTGTAAAGTGGATGAATTTAATGTCTCCAGTTCACAGTTTGTTGCTAATCTGTGGGAAAGTCCTGCTGCCCAAGAGAAGGCTCTGGAACAAATCCTTGAATATGAACTGCTGCTAATTCAGCAGCTGAACTTTCATCTTATTATCCACAACCCATTTCGACCTTTTGAGGGATTTCTTATAGATCTAAAGGTACCATAACATCTCTGACTGGAATTTTGGTAATTCGGATTGATTTTCACCCAGCTGGAAGTTTGAAACAATCTCTTTATCATTGTACATCTAAAACAATCTATTACCTTATGTGGAGTGATGAGTTGGGTTTGGCACAGCTGTGAGAAAATCTGCATTCTAATACTCCAGGTTATTGTTGCATGCAAGATTTAGCTGCATTCTGGTTTCATCAGATTTCCAACTACAGTCATGGTTGAAAAGGTTCTGTAATGACCAAAAAAAGTGAAATGATGGAGGCCAAAGCAATCTAGGTGAAGTTACAAGGAATGCTTAATTGTTAATGGAAGTTTAGCTTGCCGTTTTATTATCAATTTATGCATTTAGTCACACAAAAGATCCAACTTCAGTGCCCTGTCATTATAAATTAAACAAAGTATCATGAGATTACAAGATTAATTTCCTATATTTGAGAAATGAATCATTTTTCTTTATCCTTCCAtcatatattaaataagtagttcaaaaaggaGAAACAAATAGGGAGGTAGtgcacatgggttcattgtccattcagaaatctgatggcagaggggaaggagctgttcctgaaatgttgagtgtgtgtcttcaggctcttgtacctcctccttgatggtagcagtgaaaagagggcgtgtcctgtgtgattgggggtccttaatgatggatactgataTTTTgcagcattgccttttgaagatgtcctggatggtggggggggggggtgctattgCCCATGTTGGCGCTGTCTGTATTTgacaccttctgcagctttttctgatcctgtgcattcaCCCTTCCATATCAGTCTGTGATGCAgtgagttagaatgctcttcacggtacatctgtaggaatttgtgagagtctttagtgtcataccaagtctccttaagttcctaatgaaatatagccactgtcatgccttctttgtaattgcatcagtattttGGGCCCATGATCGATTTTTAAAGATAttgaaacccaggaacttgaaactgctcaccttttccactgctgatcccctgatgaggacttaCAGTATGTGTGTTCTCTCAACTtcttcctgaagtctgcaattaattccttggtccacatcacccagggcatgctgtcTTTTCATTGTTATCataaaggaggaggtacagaagcctgaaggcacacactcagcgattcaggaacagcttcttcccctctgccatccaattcctaaacgggcattgatcccatgaacataacctcactttttaaattttttttgttgtttttctactaatatttttaaatttaactaatatacatatttactgtaattcatttatttttctatattatcttgtattgcattgtattgcctccactaagttaacaaatttcatgacatgctagtgatactaaacctgattctgattctgaagttgagtgcaaggttgtgacactactcaaccagttgatctatctcactcctgaattCCTCCatatcaccacctgaaattctccCAACAATAGCAAATTTATAGagggcgtttgagctgtgcctagccacacagtcatgggtgtaaagaggTAGGCTAAACACTCGACACTGTGGTGCCCAAGTGATAATTGTCAGCAAGGGGGAGAAGTTGTTTTGATTCGTACAGACTGGTCTCCAGgaaaggaagtccaggatccttTTGCAGAGGAAGTTGCAGAGtaccaggttttggagcttgttgattaggacTGATGGTAGGAttatgttgaacgctgagctgtagtcagtaaaCAGTAGTCTGAGGTACTGTAactattactattgtccaggtggtccaaggccaagtggagaacaAGGGAGAATGCATCCTCAGTAGATCTATTGTggggataggcaaattgcagaaaGTCCAGTTCCTTGTTTagtcaggagttgattctggccatgaccgactaaagcacttcattatagtagatgtgagtgcaactgggcgatagtcattgaaaCAGCTCAGCCTACTCTTcttggcactggtatgattgttacccttttgaagcaggtggaacacCCTCCTGGAGTAGTGagtgattgaagatgtccttgaacagtaCAACcagttaaggctgatttatactggtGTGTTGCATCTATGCCGTAGGTACCGCGTACCCTATGCCGTAGGGTGACATGCACCTCGCCAAAAAATTAACTTGCGCGTTGCGGCGAcacagactgcaacaactgtgattgatccgcttggtagcatcgcatttcttcctacacatttccggttgcttcttctccgccatgtctgtacaccgatgtgaaataaatgaaccaaatcgtcaaatctacctgccagcatgcgaaaatgtttgaagtgcatttcctcgtccatgtctcttaCAAAGAAACTCAACAAAGTGGCATTGAAACCCCACCGCCGGTTAGCGTTTTGGTGCACACCAACACATGCTTGCTACGGTGTAGAGtgatgcagaagtgaaaatcagggctccGGCGTAGGCTGCGGTgtagcccgtacgcacaagtatCAATCAGCCTTTAGTTGGAACATGTTTTCTGTGCCCTACCAGATACACCATCAGGCTCTGACATATTGTTTTAGATTTGCCTCTAAATAATTATCTTTTATAGAGCTGCACGTTTAATGCTTGCTGGCAGTTTGTTCAGCTGAAGAGACAAATATAGTGTGCCCAAAGGTAGCTGCTTTCAGCTAACTCTAATCCTGGTTAAGATGGCACTATGGAGCACGTGCATCAGCTCACTGGTAGTACAAAGGGCAAGAAATTTGACTGAAAACATcacttaaaaaaaacatttctgagtaaattgtgttaaattttTGCTGCAAGCAGTGCGGGGCGAATGATGCCAAGGCGAGTTCAGGGGATGAGCTGGGCTGGTGTGTTGCAGAATCCATGAAGATGGAGTGGCAAGAAGTTGGGAAATTGGAGTTCTGATGCCTGTACAATTGGTCTGGGTGCAAGGTTGGATTGCTTGGGTCAAGGAGCTGATTTAAAGAGGTTGAGAGTGGCTTTGGGCTGGGCAATGAAATCTGAGTACGGAGCGAGTCGCGGTGTGGTCTAGCCTTTGAGCCTATTGCAAAAGCTGGGTCCTTGTGTGAGGCATGATTCACTATTTAGACAATTTAAGTGCCGGCATAGATTGGACGCAAAAGTCGATTTTGCTTGCTCTCCGCAATGGTCATTCCACCTCTCCAcggcgctgaggctatgaagattgCCCTGGCTGTTGTGCTTCATGCCTaccaatatgatgaactgataagtgagggTTTGGGCCTACTTGGGCTGCTCCTGGGTTTGAATCTGAGGACCcagtttggttcagaatgttgttgctCACTTCAGTTGCTTGCAcgacttgtgttttttttcctctcgtGTAccaggtgttggtcttttatttttcttttttaaattgggttcttttgggtttcttgctttgtggctacctgtaagcaaacaaggttgtataatttatacattctttgataataaatgtaccggtactttgaatctttgcatCTTGAATCCTTTTGTGATTAGCTGCAGTGTCTCCACCTGATGGGCACTGTTGTTACTGCACAAGTATTTCATGCTATAGTTTTGCCAGAAACATAATTGATATGAAGCCTGTTTCCTGGCACAATAAACACCTGGATTGTTTTCCCAAAGTTTGCATACCTTAGTTTTAATGCCTTTACTATTCTGGAATAATATTTCACCTGGGTTCTTGGTCCATTTTGTGTTCTCAATTGTTACCTCTAAATGACATACAATATATAAAGTTGCTAAGGTGCTATTGATTTCAAATCATGAAGAAACTCATATTTTCACAAGTGGTGTTTTGGATTGTAGTTGTGTGACAGAATAATGCTCTTCAATCCACCCCCATGAGGTTAATATACTACAGAAAATCCCATAGATCATTTCATTATCATCAGATTTCACAGAAATAAATTCCTAATTTGAACAGTTTTGTTGCTAGTATACAATTGCATAAATAGGATAAAGGTTTTAAAAAAGGTTCTACATAGCATTGGagtgggataggaacagacaagataggaaagcgtttaattggagtaaggggaaatatgaagcaatCAGGCAGGATCTTGGAAGCATAGTTTacgaacagatgttctcagggaaacatacagctgaaatgtggcagatgatcaggggatatttgcgtggcgttctacatatgtacgttccaatgagagggGAAGGGTGGTAGAGTACAAGAACTATGGTGtaaaaaggctgttgaaaatctagtcaagaagaaaagaatacaaaagattcaaaaaaactaggtactgatagagatctaaaagattataaggagcttaagaatgaaattaggagagccagaaggggccatgagaaggccttggcaagcaggattaaagaaaacaccaaggcattctacaagtatgtgaagagcaagaggataagatgtgagagaataggactaatcaagtgtgacggtggaaaagtgtgtatggaaccggaggagatagcagaggtacttaatgaatactttgcttcagtattcactacggaaaaggatcttggcgattgtaggaatgATTTACAGTGgtttgaaaagcttgagcttatagacattaggaaagaggatgtgctggagcttttggaaagcatcaagttggataggtctcCGGGACTAGACAGGAtgtactgtgggaggcaagggaggagattgctgaatcaTTGGCAatggtctttgcatcatcaatggggctgggagaggttctagaggattggagggttgcagatgttgttcccttattcaaaaaagggagtagagatggcccaggaaattatagaccaatgagtcttacttcagtggttagtaagttgatggaaaatatcctgagaggcaggatttatggagaacgtaatatgattaagaatagtcagcatggctttgtcaaaggcagatcatgccttacgagcctaattgaacttttttgaggatgtgactaaacacattgatgaaggtagatgtagtgtgtatgaatttcagcaaagcatttgataaggtaccccatgcaaggtttattgagaaaataaggaggcatgggatccaaggggaccttgctttgtggatccagaattggcttgcctacagaaggcaaagagtggttgtagacggatcatattctgcatggaggtctgtgaccagtggagtgcctcagagatctgttctgggacccctactcttcatgatttttataaatgacctggatgaggaagtggagggatggattagtaaatttgctgatgacacaaaggttgggggtgttgtggatagtgtggagggcagtcagaggttacagtgggacattgataggatgcaaaactggactgagaagcggcagatggagtttaacccagataagtgtaaggtggttcattttggtaggtcagatatgatagcagaatatagtattaatggtaagactcttggcagtgtggaggatcagagggatcttgaggtcggaatccataggactctcaaagctgctgcgcaggttgactctggttaagaaggcaaacagttcattggtcttcatcaactgtgggattgagtttaacagccgagagttaatgttagagctatataggaccctggtcagacccaacttggagtactgtggtcagttCCATTCTCAAATgctatttattaattttaaattctTACATTTTGAACATAATTACTTACACAGCATCTGGAAATGTGAAGTGTTAACCAATTCATAGATTTAGACTAAAGGCTGATTTGTACTTGTGTGTACGGGCTAtgccgtagccctgattttcacttctgcatcgCTCTACGCCATAgcaagcatgcgttggtgtgcaccaaaacgcttgttggcggtggggtttctatgccactgtgttgagtttcttcgtgagagacatggacgaggaaatgcattttaaACGCTTTTGCatgttggcaggtagatttgacaatttggttcatctatttcgtatAGCCTACaaagatggcagagaagaagcaaccggaaatgcgtaggaggaagtgtgatgctaccaagtggaccaatcacagttgttgcggtctgcgttgcTGCGacgcgtgagtaacttttctggagaggtgcgcGTCACCCTACGGTGTAGGGTATAGCATAGGTACGGCGTAGGGTATGTGATACCTATGACGTAGATgcaatgcacaagtataaatcagccttaactgGATTTATATAGTTCCCAGTGTGTATATTGGAAAAATTGAAATGGATGGAGGAACTTGGGGTAACTTCAAGTtacatgggtggggggggggggggaggaggaagagggttATAATACATTCCTCAAACAGTGTGTTATGTTTTTTTCCCCTGTAGTGAGAAGCTGTTATCTCTGTGTCAAGGAGCacataatgggggggggggggggtgggaagaagTGTTTATTACTTTTGTTTTCCCACATCAATGTGAGAGTGAATTTTTGTGAAATACCCTGATGGGAGATGCCTGTATAcgtttgcaaaaaaaaatttgATTAGTTTTCAGCTCAGAATATTAATTTTCTTAATCAGAATTGCACTAATGAAAAAGGAAGTTGTGGATGTGCATTTCTTGAGACAATTACTTTCTTACACTTTTTTTCTTCTAGGCCCGGGACTCAGGACTTGAGAATCCAGAAGTTTTGCGAAAAACAGCAGATGAATTTCTCAGCAGAGAAATGATAACTGACGCTGGACTTCTGTTTCCACCATCACAGATAGCATTAGCAGCCATCCATTTCAGCGCCTCCAGAGTTGGTATTAATATAGATAGGTACTTGTCACCTTTAATTTTCAAGTGTCCTGCTACTTTAAAAGCTAGTTTTGTGCAATTTATTAAATGGTTATAGACTAACATAGAGCTtatgatggcaaaggggaactatGTTTCTGTACTATGTGACATGTGGACATTGGGCACAACGGTAGCACAACACATTTACAgctcagagttcggagttcaattccggtgctgttctgtaaggagtctttgtacgttctccttgtagAATGCAAGTGTTTtacctgggtgctccagtttcctcccagtccaaaggtgtactgggtaggttaattggtcattgtaagttgtcttgttgattagattagggtcaattgggtttgttggggattgctggggcggcatggcttgaaggtcctattccatgctgtattgctaaaataaaattaaaagataAGATcttaaagaccataagatgtacaGTAGGAGCCCATCAAGTCATGGTCTGCCATtcgatcttggctgatttattgtcactctcaaccctattctccagccttctctctgTAGTCGTGACTAACCAAAAATCTAaggttgtgcttttttttttggaaagtaAATATGAGATAATTGGACAGGAAAAATATTAACAATGGACTATAATCCAATGAGAACTGCAAGCCAGACAATAAGTGGTTAAGAATATCTTTAAAATGAGATTAAGTTGTACG
It includes:
- the ccnh gene encoding cyclin-H isoform X3 yields the protein MPKSVVGTASMYFKRFYLSNSLMEYHPRTIMLTSVYLACKVDEFNVSSSQFVANLWESPAAQEKALEQILEYELLLIQQLNFHLIIHNPFRPFEGFLIDLKARDSGLENPEVLRKTADEFLSREMITDAGLLFPPSQIALAAIHFSASRVGINIDSYLMECLMLKDKKECLSKLVEAIRCIKTLVKKCDPPKLEDVNLLKQKLEHFHSLDLGVSTNSKKRKGYEEDGTISKKAKMEEEEWSDDDLIDAL